The Gloeothece verrucosa PCC 7822 genome contains a region encoding:
- a CDS encoding DDE-type integrase/transposase/recombinase codes for MPPEALVVLKQRLEMLPPRCHERRVLMEETATLYGISIDTLYRALRLLSRPKSAHRADRGKPRKLSTPEMEHYCEVIAAFKIRTSNKKGRHLSTARAIELLEEYGLLTPQGFVQPPKGLLNKSTVNYYLKAWGYEHQYLIQQPPCVRFQAEYSNDCWQFDLSPSDLKHISHPSWVEPGRGNPQLMIYSIVDDRSGVCYQEYRCVYGEDVEAALRFLFNAMSAKGIEEFPFQGIPQMLYMDNGPIAKSRIFQNVMECLGISVKTHVPNGKDGRRMTARAKGKVERPFRTVKEAHETLYHFHQPETETEANQWLIKYLLHYNNQLHREGNLSRLEDWMRHLPATGIRQMCSWERFCTFAREPERRKVDGSARVSVDGVAYEVEPSLAGETVTLWWGLFDNELYVEKDEQRFGPFHPIDGPIPLHRYRKFKTSKRQERTERIEALAKQIELPLEALKKHSSLTLVNFESPLPTLIPFQDPDPFQEFTYPTILSAKRAIADYLGQPLAKLGDEQKAFIEGLLEKTLNKKQITEQVRAYFYPHQKGEPHAH; via the coding sequence ATACCCCCTGAAGCTTTAGTCGTTTTAAAACAGCGTTTGGAGATGCTGCCACCTCGTTGTCACGAACGGCGGGTATTAATGGAGGAAACAGCCACTCTATACGGCATTTCAATCGACACTTTATACCGAGCATTACGTTTGTTATCTCGACCGAAGTCGGCACATCGGGCAGACCGAGGGAAACCCAGAAAACTTTCAACCCCAGAAATGGAGCATTATTGTGAGGTAATAGCAGCGTTTAAAATTCGTACCTCAAACAAAAAAGGCCGACATTTGTCGACAGCACGAGCAATCGAGTTACTTGAAGAATATGGACTCTTAACGCCTCAAGGATTTGTTCAACCCCCAAAAGGTCTATTAAATAAAAGCACTGTCAATTATTATTTAAAAGCATGGGGATATGAGCATCAGTATCTAATTCAACAGCCCCCCTGTGTTAGATTTCAAGCCGAATATAGTAACGATTGCTGGCAATTTGACCTGAGTCCCTCAGATTTAAAACACATTTCTCATCCATCATGGGTTGAGCCAGGTAGAGGAAATCCTCAGTTAATGATTTACAGTATTGTTGATGATCGTAGTGGAGTTTGTTATCAGGAATATCGCTGTGTCTATGGTGAAGATGTAGAAGCGGCTTTACGCTTTTTATTTAATGCTATGAGTGCTAAAGGAATCGAAGAATTTCCCTTTCAAGGCATTCCACAAATGCTCTACATGGATAATGGTCCAATCGCCAAAAGTCGAATTTTTCAAAATGTTATGGAGTGCTTAGGAATCTCTGTAAAAACTCATGTTCCCAATGGCAAAGATGGAAGGCGAATGACGGCTAGGGCAAAAGGAAAGGTAGAAAGACCTTTTCGTACCGTCAAAGAAGCTCACGAAACGCTCTATCATTTTCATCAACCGGAAACTGAGACTGAAGCTAATCAATGGTTAATAAAATATTTGTTACATTACAACAACCAGTTACATCGGGAAGGAAATCTTTCACGATTAGAAGACTGGATGCGCCATTTACCCGCTACAGGAATCCGTCAAATGTGTAGCTGGGAACGATTTTGTACTTTTGCTCGTGAACCCGAACGTCGAAAAGTCGATGGGTCGGCTAGAGTTTCAGTCGATGGAGTAGCTTATGAAGTCGAACCGTCCTTGGCGGGAGAAACCGTAACTTTGTGGTGGGGTTTATTTGATAATGAATTATATGTCGAAAAAGATGAACAACGTTTTGGTCCATTTCATCCTATTGATGGGCCAATCCCCTTACATCGTTACCGTAAATTTAAAACAAGTAAGCGTCAAGAACGAACTGAACGGATTGAAGCGTTAGCCAAGCAAATTGAGTTGCCTTTAGAAGCATTAAAAAAACATAGTTCCCTGACTCTAGTCAACTTTGAATCACCATTACCAACTTTAATTCCTTTTCAAGATCCAGACCCTTTTCAAGAATTTACTTACCCGACAATTTTGAGTGCCAAACGAGCAATTGCTGACTATTTAGGGCAACCTTTGGCTAAACTAGGAGATGAGCAAAAAGCTTTTATTGAAGGGCTTTTAGAGAAGACTTTGAACAAAAAGCAGATCACTGAGCAGGTACGGGCTTACTTTTATCCTCATCAAAAAGGAGAACCTCATGCTCATTGA